The following proteins come from a genomic window of Candidatus Palauibacter scopulicola:
- a CDS encoding choice-of-anchor B family protein: MSRRPLPPFLRAALPVLAPIALAVATVACGDSPTGPTDPEPPEPPPPPPPIPIVAQIVPCAGGSAGGFPCDRVDLAANIPVRHLSPGRTPAGPESDWAVNDIWGWTDPQTGVEYALVGRHDGLAIVDLSTPTEPRPIAFMASATSESVWRDMKVYEDHAYVVAEITGHGVQVLDLTRVRGLTEFTELGADARYREVSAVHNIAINEETGFAYAVGSNSGAETCGGGLHMIDLSDPKNPSFAGCHAPEGTGFRGTGYTHDVQCVVYRGPDAEHAGSEICIGSNETVIVVSDVTDKANPVTLSTATYADREYIHQGWLSEDHRFFYQNDEQDEWNNRVSRSRLLVWDLTDLDDPVLAKEHLGPTEAIDHNLYVHENRIYYSNYAFGVRILDISDPANPREAGYFDTVPAHNDTNFDGSWSTYPWFESGIFVASSWDEGLFVLRLQQ, translated from the coding sequence ATGAGCCGCCGGCCACTCCCCCCGTTCCTCCGGGCCGCGCTGCCGGTCCTGGCGCCTATCGCCCTCGCGGTCGCGACGGTCGCGTGCGGGGATTCCCCGACCGGTCCGACCGATCCGGAGCCGCCCGAGCCGCCGCCCCCGCCGCCGCCGATTCCCATCGTGGCGCAGATCGTCCCCTGCGCCGGGGGCTCGGCCGGCGGGTTCCCGTGCGACCGCGTAGATCTCGCGGCGAACATACCCGTCCGCCACCTGAGCCCGGGGCGGACGCCCGCGGGACCGGAGTCCGATTGGGCCGTGAACGACATCTGGGGCTGGACCGACCCGCAGACGGGCGTGGAGTACGCGCTGGTCGGCCGCCACGACGGGCTCGCGATCGTCGATCTCTCGACCCCGACCGAACCGCGTCCCATCGCCTTCATGGCCTCCGCGACGTCGGAGAGCGTGTGGCGCGACATGAAGGTGTACGAGGACCACGCGTACGTCGTGGCCGAGATCACCGGACACGGCGTCCAGGTGCTCGACCTGACCCGGGTTCGCGGACTCACGGAGTTCACGGAACTCGGCGCCGACGCGCGCTACCGGGAGGTGAGCGCGGTCCACAACATCGCGATCAACGAGGAGACCGGCTTCGCCTACGCCGTCGGCAGCAACTCCGGCGCCGAGACCTGCGGGGGCGGCCTGCACATGATCGACCTCTCGGACCCGAAGAACCCGAGCTTCGCGGGCTGCCATGCCCCGGAGGGGACGGGATTCCGAGGCACCGGCTATACCCACGACGTCCAGTGCGTCGTGTACCGGGGGCCGGACGCGGAGCACGCGGGCAGCGAGATCTGCATCGGTTCGAACGAGACCGTGATCGTCGTGTCCGACGTGACGGACAAGGCGAACCCGGTCACGCTGTCGACCGCCACCTACGCCGACCGCGAGTACATCCACCAGGGGTGGCTGAGCGAAGACCACCGGTTCTTCTATCAGAACGACGAGCAGGACGAGTGGAACAACCGCGTATCGCGGTCGCGCCTCCTCGTGTGGGATCTCACGGACCTCGACGATCCCGTCCTGGCCAAGGAGCACCTGGGTCCGACCGAGGCGATCGACCACAACCTGTACGTCCACGAGAACCGGATCTACTACTCCAACTACGCGTTCGGCGTGCGCATCCTCGACATCTCCGACCCCGCGAACCCGCGCGAGGCCGGGTACTTCGACACCGTACCCGCGCACAACGACACGAACTTCGACGGCTCCTGGTCTACGTACCCCTGGTTCGAGAGCGGCATCTTCGTCGCGTCGAGCTGGGACGAGGGCCTCTTCGTCCTCCGCCTCCAGCAGTAG
- a CDS encoding 6-bladed beta-propeller, with translation MKPLHPTLALAAALAFAGCESGEGAAAATMNGAVVKGGDDRTGPYDPVAGWWKGAPDHDDVWGWGQVAGVAVDHEDRIIVVTRGDWPADRSVPREGRLRRTNYIVVANGNGEIVEQWAQWDSIFTLPHQVYISPYDPDRHVWVIDSGGGEGHMQVVKFTNDGSEIAMRLGERDHPKTREAARARDDWGPYTYGWPSKLAFLPDGSFLLADGYWNSRIIKYSEDGEFIMQWGALGTGPGEFDLLHGLAVDEERVYVGDRQNERLQLFTHDGEFIEEWPNIFDPVNIWLDENGAVWVLDASLNRILKYDRDGVLQDYWGAYGAAGAIGRGTWPGGLSLPHQMDMDADGNLYIASYSGGWINKFTPKPDADPARLLGPRLLLTR, from the coding sequence ATGAAGCCGCTTCACCCCACCCTCGCGCTCGCCGCCGCCCTGGCCTTCGCGGGCTGCGAGAGCGGAGAAGGCGCGGCCGCGGCGACCATGAACGGCGCTGTCGTGAAGGGGGGCGACGACCGCACCGGCCCCTACGATCCCGTCGCCGGCTGGTGGAAGGGCGCGCCCGACCACGACGACGTGTGGGGCTGGGGACAGGTGGCCGGCGTCGCCGTGGACCACGAGGACCGCATCATCGTCGTCACGCGCGGCGACTGGCCCGCCGACCGGTCCGTCCCCCGCGAGGGGCGCCTCCGCCGCACGAACTACATCGTCGTCGCGAACGGGAACGGCGAGATCGTGGAACAGTGGGCGCAGTGGGACTCGATCTTCACCCTCCCGCACCAGGTGTACATCAGCCCCTACGACCCCGACCGGCACGTGTGGGTCATCGACAGCGGCGGCGGCGAAGGGCACATGCAGGTCGTCAAGTTCACGAACGACGGCAGCGAGATCGCCATGCGCCTCGGCGAACGCGATCACCCGAAGACGCGCGAAGCCGCCCGCGCCCGGGACGACTGGGGACCCTACACCTACGGCTGGCCGTCCAAGCTCGCGTTCCTCCCCGACGGGAGCTTCCTGCTCGCCGACGGGTACTGGAACTCACGGATCATCAAGTATTCGGAAGACGGAGAGTTCATCATGCAGTGGGGCGCCCTCGGCACCGGACCCGGAGAGTTCGATCTCCTGCACGGCCTCGCGGTGGACGAGGAGCGCGTCTACGTCGGGGACCGCCAAAACGAGCGCCTCCAGCTGTTCACGCACGACGGCGAGTTCATCGAGGAATGGCCGAACATCTTCGATCCCGTGAACATCTGGCTCGACGAGAACGGCGCCGTGTGGGTGCTGGACGCGAGCCTGAACCGCATCCTGAAGTACGACCGGGACGGCGTCCTGCAGGACTACTGGGGCGCCTACGGAGCGGCCGGCGCCATCGGGCGGGGGACCTGGCCCGGCGGCCTCTCGCTCCCGCACCAGATGGACATGGATGCGGACGGCAACCTGTACATCGCCTCCTACAGCGGCGGCTGGATCAACAAGTTCACCCCGAAGCCGGACGCGGACCCGGCCAGACTCCTGGGCCCGCGCCTCCTGCTGACGCGCTGA